From a region of the Cololabis saira isolate AMF1-May2022 chromosome 8, fColSai1.1, whole genome shotgun sequence genome:
- the LOC133448857 gene encoding rac GTPase-activating protein 1-like, producing the protein MEAVNLYSQFQSLMAQVDGLNESVEPQFLQMAIHFEECRKKWLLAGDELVSCKEMLAKADTEKGALEVKLKHARNQVDVEIRRRQNAEAVHEKLDRQLQLIRDMLISDNNGSSVHLSEEQRSALAFLSAHSQAAQAAKSNLNSSQRLSKIDESATLLSDISYDQTDDSLQWDSSGINKVRLRKRQKRRSSRKLSEVPPQALKKPRSTGRPSDRINESIVAKTTITVPANGGVFEAVSTIETVPYWTRSRRRSVAPELGDTTTDQSDTTSEAPCTPVSQFPAQRQAPRAGGGKKHNFVPKTVIKSEFCAPCGRRTRFGKLCLRCQNCRVVTHPECRDNCSLPCNPTALTTPLKSTEATLADFAPATSPKIPSLVVYCIKEIERRGLHEVGLYRVSGQERLVKELKEKLIRGKTLPPLNKVEDINVIAGVLKDFLRNLPEPLLTFHLNKAFMQAAEIQDDGNCLAMLYQAIGELPQPNRDTLACLMIHLQKVSQSLDTKMDVNNLSRVFGPTLVGHAVPDPDPMTILQDTSRQPKIVEQLISIPESYWSRFAYPDVASMDFSHQADTPNHKVSILGPVTTPERQMMAKTPSSSSLSQRMKQTLSSTTLFGSKSKASALNRNGSFFASPKLN; encoded by the exons ATGGAGGCTGTGAACCTGTACAGCCAGTTCCAGAGCCTGATGGCTCAGGTGGACGGGCTGAACGAGAGCGTGGAGCCGC AGTTCCTCCAGATGGCTATACATTTTGAAGAATGCCGTAAGAAGTGGCTGCTGGCAGGTGATGAGCTGGTTTCCTGTAAAGAGATGCTGGCTAAAGCAGACACAGAGAAGGGCGCCCTGGAGGTCAAATTAAAACACGCTCGAAACCAGGTGGACGTGGAGATACGCCGACGCCAGAACGCAGAAGCAGTCCACGAAAAGCTG GATCGGCAGCTACAACTTATCCGTGATATGCTGATTTCGGACAACAATGGTAGCAGTGTCCACCTAAGTGAAGAGCAGCGGTCAGCCCTGGCCTTCCTCAGTGCCCACTCTCAGGCGGCACAAGCTGCTAAAAGCAACCTCAACTCCAGTCAAAG ATTAAGTAAAATTGATGAATCGGCTACTTTGCTGTCAGACATCAGCTATGACCAAACCGATGATTCTTTG CAATGGGATTCCtctgggataaataaagtgaGACTGCGTAAGCGTCAAAAAAGA CGTTCCTCCAGAAAACTCTCAGAAGTTCCCCCACAGGCGCTGAAGAAGCCTCGCTCCACTGGACGTCCATCAGATAGG ATTAATGAGTCTATTGTGGCCAAAACGACCATCACTGTTCCTGCAAATGGTGGCGTTTTTGAGGCCGTCTCCACCATTGAAACTGTGCCTTACTGGACACGCAGCAGAAGGAGGAGTG TGGCTCCAGAGTTGGGTGACACCACAACTGACCAGTCTGATACGACCAGTGAGGCTCCCTGCACACCAGTCTCACAGTTTCCAGCCCAACGCCAAGCCCctagagctggaggaggaaagaAGCATAACTTTGTTCCCAAAACG GTGATCAAGTCTGAGTTCTGTGCACCATGTGGGAGAAGAACAAGGTTCGGCAAGCTGTGTCTTCGCTGCCAGAACTGCCGGGTCGTGACACATCCAGAGTGTCGTGACAACTGTTCCTTGCCCTGTAATCCCACAGCTCTTACTACTCCCCTCAAAAGCACAGAG GCCACCCTGGCTGACTTTGCTCCGGCCACCTCTCCAAAGATCCCGTCTTTGGTTGTCTACTGTATTAAAGAGATTGAACGTCGGGGTCTCCATGAG GTTGGCCTGTACCGAGTCTCTGGTCAAGAGCGCTTGGTGAAAGAGCTGAAGGAGAAGCTCATTAGAGGAAAAACTCTGCCTCCCCTTAACAAAGTGGAGGACATCAATGTCATTGCAGGTGTCCTCAAGGACTTCTTAAGAAACCTTCCAGAGCCGCTGCTCACCTTCCACCTCAACAAAGCCTTCATGCAGGCAGCCG aaaTTCAGGATGATGGCAACTGTCTGGCCATGTTGTATCAGGCCATCGGTGAGCTGCCTCAACCCAACCGAGACACTCTGGCCTGCCTCATGATCCACCTGCAGAA GGTGTCTCAAAGTTTGGATACCAAGATGGATGTGaacaacctgtccagggtgttcgGCCCGACCCTGGTGGGTCACGCTGTTCCTGACCCAGACCCCATGACCATCTTACAAGACACCAGTAGGCAACCAAAG ATTGTAGAACAATTGATCAGTATTCCAGAGAGCTACTGGAGCCGCTTTGCTTATCCAGATGTTGCAAGCATGGATTTTTCTCACCAAGCCGACACTCCAAATCACAAAG TAAGTATACTGGGACCAGTGACAACTCCAGAACGCCAGATGATGGCCAAAACACCGTcctccagctccctgtctcaGCGGATGAAGCAGACGCTGTCCAGTACCACCCT ATTTGGAAGCAAGAGCAAAGCATCTGCCTTGAACCGGAACGGCAGCTTCTTTGCTTCTCCGAAGCTGAACTAA